A part of Syngnathus acus chromosome 20, fSynAcu1.2, whole genome shotgun sequence genomic DNA contains:
- the insig1 gene encoding insulin-induced gene 1 protein, giving the protein MSSLDEQYWSCSRAPQLEHNRTPSSSPPTNWLASKGEEMMSIITSVLGSAYSSLHRHRTFNLIRRGLVLFAVGVILALVLNLLQIQRNVTLFPEEVMTTLFSSAWWIPPCCGTGAAVVGLLYPCLDSHLGEPHKFKREWASVMRCIAVFVGINHASVKLDIDNSVQLSLTLAALSLGLWWTFDRSRSGFGLGVTTAFLATVFTQLLVYNGVYQYTSPDFLYVRSWLPCIFFSGGVTVGNIGRQLAMASVEKPHSD; this is encoded by the exons ATGTCCAGCCTGGATGAGCAGTATTGGAGCTGCTCCCGTGCACCGCAGTTGGAACACAATCGCACGCCGTCGTCGTCGCCGCCGACCAACTGGTTGGCGTCCAAAGGCGAGGAAATGATGTCCATCATCACGTCGGTGCTGGGAAGCGCCTACAGCTCGCTGCACCGCCACCGGACATTCAACTTGATCCGTCGCGGCTTGGTGCTCTTCGCCGTGGGGGTAATCCTCGCCCTGGTGCTCAACTTGCTGCAAATTCAACGCAACGTCACACTCTTTCCGGAGGAGGTGATGACCACCTTGTTCTCGTCTGCCTGGTGGATCCCGCCGTGCTGCGGCACTGGGGCAG CGGTGGTGGGCCTGCTATACCCGTGCCTGGACAGCCATCTTGGCGAACCGCACAAGTTCAAGCGAGAATGGGCGAGCGTCATGAGGTGCATCGCCGTCTTTGTGGGCATCAACCACGCCAGCGTT AAACTGGACATTGACAACAGTGTGCAGCTGTCGCTCACCCTGGCCGCCCTTTCGCTGGGCTTGTGGTGGACCTTTGACCGCTCGCGGAGTGGCTTTGGCTTGGGCGTCACCACCGCCTTCCTCGCCACCGTTTTTACTCAGCTGCTGGTCTACAACGGCGTCTATCA GTATACGTCTCCCGACTTCTTGTACGTGCGCTCCTGGCTGCcgtgtattttcttttctggcGGCGTCACCGTGGGAAACATCGGACGCCAACTGGCCATG GCTAGTGTTGAGAAGCCGCACAGCGACTGA